One Scylla paramamosain isolate STU-SP2022 chromosome 7, ASM3559412v1, whole genome shotgun sequence DNA window includes the following coding sequences:
- the LOC135102068 gene encoding uncharacterized protein LOC135102068 — protein MGRHAAIQTFLLTLTGCSWMLLFLTITLSDHHVFREYQAASKVAARIHPPEEPDPCEACWGTDEDEGHTARSDESSTTQEPGWGVRLARAIGVGKNAEEATDEGGKGGVSGVSAFYYYTLHTTFTALRLRLKKAQQVAGDVRDEVAALEEKVTHLHRALVTHFSPRHNPYSHKSSHAKRSGQDPKRRVSLDLGSDQRKHAPPASNPPERPQRSREARSDDVTTRGASQGSQKPVVPQGSHNRVFPIVAIAPSTPAAAGETTGEERSVSSPPWQQRLHTGPSTGTLTYSLSDIRSQSTISESLQPSEHTHRTPQSLGTAAVQSGVQSDSASVKRTSATLLDTSGFGQRTSGDGEWVGRRVLSVGAQSRGVPKHHTAVRSVVSVIVVDGDPGAELLAALGSTYPGMTVHLVTTTPSSHLQTSHIRLSVHSVQANTTTGAAYRQVLRHVRTPYVLVAQGGASLSRVGGLGMLVWAVEHLGVWAAGGGLLSPSGLWRPGCLTTSYAHYEAAWERGHLGTAGGCLLCQALEGPFLAVTAALRHFGWDAQLPTHAAHLDLFLRAAHSRHMLAASCSGSLFSLSGELESPSRDSLLSLARHHSLYSLQLPQSSPVLFSCKEVKAKCGNPGLALPPCCRQELARLVRFTLDMCEAHNLLCELQEGSLLGALKVGGVMPWERDADLTFHTKNYTALEALKDVFERAGYSLHLTDNRWCCVDGRWAGGQGSLSSEMWRAELWSQHAMDSEENLLAGRPRTRVEFDGSWVAAPSSPGQYVRNRYGTEVYRHAQHWLDTGRSSGWEEYESGKFLPCSDPTHHACLDQYLPDGNLRLHPLCVT, from the exons ACCGGCTGCTCCTGGATGCTGCTCTTCCTCACCATCACGCTTTCCGACCACCACGTCTTCAG GGAGTACCAGGCCGCCAGCAAGGTGGCCGCCCGCATCCACCCCCCGGAGGAGCCCGACCCGTGCGAGGCGTGCTGGGGGACGGACGAGGACGAGGGTCACACGGCACGCAGCGATGAATCCAGCACGACGCAGGAGCCTGGGTGGGGCGTGCGGCTAGCGCGGGCGATCGGCGTGGGCAAGAACGCAGAGGAGGCTACCGATGAGGGCGGCAAGGGCGGCGTGAGTGGAGTGAGTGCCTTCTACTATTACACTCTCCACACAACTTTCACAGCTTTGCGGCTCAGGCTCAAAAAGGCTCAACAG GTAGCAGGTGACGTGCGTGACGAGGTGGCCGCCCTGGAAGAGAAGGTCACCCACCTCCACCGTGCCCTCGTCACCCACTTCTCTCCGCGGCACAACCCGTACAGCCACAAGTCCTCGCACGCCAAACGCTCCGGCCAAGACCCAAAGAGAAGAGTTTCTTTAGATCTCGGTTCTGACCAGCGCAAACATGCTCCTCCCGCTTCCAACCCTCCTGAACGTCCCCAGAGATCTCGTGAGGCGCGATCTGACGACGTGACAACGAGGGGCGCTTCACAGGGTTCTCAAAAACCAGTCGTTCCACAAGGCAGCCATAATCGCGTCTTTCCCATCGTGGCCATCGCCCCATCAACACCAGCAGCGGCAGGAGAGACCACAGGTGAGGAAAGGAGCGTTTCCTCACCACCATGGCAGCAGAGACTCCACACAGGTCCTTCCACAGGCACCCTCACGTATTCTCTCTCTGACATCAGAAGCCAATCTACAATTAGTGAGAGTTTGCAGCCGTCagagcacacacacagaacGCCTCAAAGCCTGGGCACAGCTGCAGTACAGAGTGGTGTGCAGAGTGACAGTGCGAGTGTCAAAAGAACGAGTGCCACGCTACTGGACACGTCAGGGTTTGGGCAGAGGACGAGTGGTGATGGGGAATGGGTGGGGCGAAGAGTGTTGAGTGTCGGGGCGCAGAGTCGCGGTGTTCCCAAGCACCACACGGCTGTCCGCAGCGTGGTGTCAGTGATAGTGGTGGACGGTGACCCCGGGGCAGAGCTGCTTGCGGCCCTCGGCTCCACCTACCCCGGGATGACGGTCCATCTGGTGACCACCACGCCTTCCTCACACCTACAGACCTCACACATCCGACTCAGTGTGCACAGCGTTCaggccaacaccaccacaggcGCCGCCTACAGACAGGTCCTCAGACACGTCAGGACTCCATATGTGTTAGTGGCGCAGGGCGGGGCCTCCTTGTCCCGCGTGGGTGGGCTTGGGATGCTGGTGTGGGCGGTGGAGCACCTCGGGGTTTGGGCAGCAGGCGGGGGACTGCTGTCACCCTCGGGTCTGTGGCGTCCAGGATGCCTCACCACCTCCTACGCCCACTACGAGGCCGCCTGGGAGCGTGGCCACCTGGGCACCGCGGGGGGCTGCCTGCTGTGTCAGGCGCTGGAGGGGCCCTTCCTGGCGGTGACTGCTGCCCTGCGTCACTTCGGGTGGGACGCTCAGCTGCCCACACACGCGGCACACCTCGACCTGTTCTTGCGAGCCGCACACTCCCGGCACATGCTGGCGGCGTCCTGCTCTGGATCACTATTTTCCCTCAGCGGCGAGCTGGAGTCACCGTCACGGGACAGCCTGCTCAGCCTGGCCCGCCACCACAGCCTGTACTCGCTGCAGCTGCCTCAGAGCTCTCCAGTTCTCTTCTCCTGCAAAGAGGTCAAAGCCAAGTGTGGGAACCCCGGCCTGGCGCTGCCCCCGTGCTGCCGCCAGGAGCTCGCCCGCCTCGTGCGCTTCACACTGGACATGTGCGAGGCTCACAACCTGCTGTGCGAGCTGCAGGAGGGATCGCTGCTTG GAGCGCTGAAGGTCGGGGGCGTGATGCCTTGGGAAAGGGACGCAGATCTCACCTTCCACACCAAGAACTACACGGCCCTGGAGGCGCTGAAGGACGTCTTTGAGAGGGCCGGCTACTCCCTCCATCTAA CGGACAACCGGTGGTGCTGCGTGGATGGGCGGTGGGCGGGCGGGCAGGGCTCCCTCAGCAGCGAGATGTGGCGGGCGGAGCTGTGGAGCCAACACGCCATGGACTCCGAAGAGAATCTGCTGGCGGGGCGACCACGAACCAG AGTGGAGTTTGACGGGTCGTGGGTCGCCGCCCCCTCCAGCCCCGGCCAGTATGTGAGGAACCGCTACGGGACTGAGGTGTACCGCCACGCCCAGCACTGGCTTGatacag GTCGCAGCTCGGGGTGGGAAGAGTATGAGTCTGGGAAGTTCCTGCCGTGTTCAGACCCCACCCACCACGCCTGTCTCGACCAATACCTTCCCGACGGCAACCTCAGGCTCCACCCCCTGTGCGTCACGTGA